A part of Mustela erminea isolate mMusErm1 chromosome 9, mMusErm1.Pri, whole genome shotgun sequence genomic DNA contains:
- the LOC116599974 gene encoding olfactory receptor 10V1-like, with protein MGDENQTTDIQFHFHPFSPILEIQILIFVAFLLMYIGSLLGNATIFLTVWAERSLHTPMYFFLANLAVLEIFYSSTVAPLALVNLLTMGRIPISFTGCGTQMFFFVFLGSADCILLGIMAYDRFVAIRDPLRYTLIMRWQLCAQLAVGALVLGFILALQLTALIFHLPFCGHNRITHFYCDVLPILRLACGDTRMQEAMIFIVSVIILTIPFSLISISYIFIVAAILKIRSAEGRHKAFSTCSSHLTVVLLQYGCCSLIYLRPSSSYNPEVGRVVSVVYTFVTPVLNPLIYSMRNKELKDALNKVTKRHLLG; from the coding sequence ATGGGGGATGAAAACCAAACCACAGACATCCAGTTCCACTTTCACCCATTTTCGCCCATCCTGGAGatacaaatacttatttttgtgGCCTTCCTGCTGATGTATATCGGCAGTCTCCTTGGTAATGCCACAATCTTCCTCACTGTCTGGGCAGAGCGTTCACTCCACACTcccatgtatttctttctggCCAACTTGGCAGTTCTGGAGATCTTTTACTCTTCCACTGTGGCTCCTCTCGCTTTGGTCAACCTCCTGACCATGGGGAGAATACCCATCTCTTTCACTGGCTGTGGCACACAgatgttcttctttgtctttctgggCAGTGCTGATTGTATCCTCTTGGGGATCATGGCTTACGATCGGTTTGTAGCCATTCGGGATCCCCTGCGTTACACCCTCATCATGAGATGGCAGCTGTGTGCCCAGCTGGCAGTGGGAGCCCTGGTCCTTGGCTTCATTCTAGCCTTACAACTCACAGCTCTGATTTTCCACCTGCCATTTTGTGGCCACAACAGGATCACACACTTCTACTGTGACGTACTCCCGATCTTGCGGTTGGCCTGTGGAGATACTCGAATGCAAGAAGCCATGATCTTCATTGTCAGTGTTATCATCCTTACCATTCCCTTTTCCCTGATCTCCATCTCCTACATCTTCATTGTGGCTGCCATTTTGAAGATCCGCTCTGCAGAGGGGCGGCACaaggccttctccacctgctcttCTCATTTGACTGTGGTTCTCCTCCAATATGGCTGCTGTAGCCTCATCTATTTACGCCCCAGCTCTAGCTACAATCCAGAAGTGGGTCGTGTGGTGTCTGTTGTCTACACCTTCGTCACCCCTGTCTTGAACCCCTTGATCTACAGCATGAGGAACAAGGAGCTGAAAGACGCACTAAATAAGGTAACGAAAAGACATTTGCTGGGCTAG